The window GGCACGAGCGCCGTGTCACCCGGCCCGTACAGCCCGCGTGGCCGCAGCACCACCGCTGCCGGGTGGGCCAGGCGCACCGCCTCCTCGGCCATGAACTTGCTGCGGGCGTACAGACTGTCGAAGCGGGGGCCGACCGGCAGGCTTTCGGGCACCTGTACATGATGGCCGGTGGCGTTGTACACACTCGGGGTGCTGACATGCACCAGGACCAGTCCCCGGCGCGCGCAGGCCTGGGCCAGCCGGGCACTGACGGTGACGTTGTCCGCCACGAAATCCTCCCAGCGGCCCCACAGGGTGGAGCGGGCGGCAGAGTGGATCACGACGTCCGCGCCGTCCAGCAGGCCCTCCCATTGTTCCGGGCGGCGCAACTCGGCGGAGACGAAGTTCACGCCCGAGGCCCGCAGCCGCTCGCCCGCTGCCGGATCGCGTCCGGTGCCGGTCACCGTATGGCCGTCCTGCGTAAGCCGGCGCGCAACCACGCCCCCCAGAAATCCGGTCGCGCCCGTCACCAGAACCCGCATGGGCGGCAGCATAGAGCATCCATCCCTAACCGACCGCGCGGGAACGGAGCGCGGCGCCCGTCTAAGCGGTCCGGAGCAGCAGGCCCGCGACCACTTGGAGGTCGCGCGTAAGAGTGCCGGTCGCCCCGAAATGGCGGTAGGCGCGCGGCACCTGCGCGGCAGGCCAGTCCTCTCCCTGCTGGGCCAGGG is drawn from Deinococcus sp. Leaf326 and contains these coding sequences:
- a CDS encoding NAD(P)-dependent oxidoreductase — encoded protein: MRVLVTGATGFLGGVVARRLTQDGHTVTGTGRDPAAGERLRASGVNFVSAELRRPEQWEGLLDGADVVIHSAARSTLWGRWEDFVADNVTVSARLAQACARRGLVLVHVSTPSVYNATGHHVQVPESLPVGPRFDSLYARSKFMAEEAVRLAHPAAVVLRPRGLYGPGDTALVPRLARALRTGRLPRLTRGEVWTELTHVDNAAHAAALALAHPVPGLFNVTDGEAVPLWATLDRLADRLGVPRPRRYVPPALLEGAAAVLETLARLHPQRPEPPLTASGVRLLTRPMSLDLTRARTRLGYVPPVQPGAGLDDVLRRLP